Genomic DNA from Octopus bimaculoides isolate UCB-OBI-ISO-001 chromosome 3, ASM119413v2, whole genome shotgun sequence:
tataaaaaaagatacgTAGCTCACCTGGAGTGTGTTCTGGAAAGTGAAGTTAATTTGCGTCCATCAGCTAAAACAGAATTCCGAATACTATCTGGTGAGAGTGGAGCATGCCACTGGACACGTGGAAGTCCAACCAGGCTTTCCTCAGGGGATGGACATTGGGATGTTCCTGTAAGGGAAGTGGATGTTGCCAGAGATAATGGATCACTGGCAGTAGAAAGACCGAGTGGAATATTGACAATAGGTGAACCAGTGAGGGCCTGCGACACGGCTGGATTTAATAACTGAGTGGCAGCCAAGAAAGAGGCAGCTGCCTGAGCAGGTAATGATGGTGTTCCCAAAACCATAGAGTTACACGTTATTGGTCCCAATGAGGGCATACCCGACAACATACTGCTCTGAGTACTGAACAGGCTTTGCCCCATACAAGATGGTGCCATTACCATTTCTGGGTCACTGTCACCCACTATCTGTTGCAATGCAATTGTATGAGGAGAAGGTGTGAGAGGCAGTGGCGGAGCGAGAGAAGAAGGATTGGTGTGATGTGATTGTTGTTGAACAGCAGCAGTGTTATGTGGtaatggcggtggcggtggcggagggggaagtggtggtggcgggggtAATGGTGGTGGAATTCCTTGCCTGGAGGACTGGCAGTTCTGTACTTTGTATGTCAAAGATGCTTTCCGCCTGGATTTAAGCAAGAAACTGTCTTTTTTATTTTGAGGTAAGAGACACCGTTTGGGTGCAGCTATGATTTCCCGGCCACCAACAGCATTGACACTGTCGTCACCATTATCTGAGGTATTTTCTGACCAGTTACCTTCAGAGAGTCCATTAGTGTGGTGTGGGTCAGACACCATATCTTCTATCTCGGCTGGAGGTTCGGACGGCAATACAACGGTCACATCCTCTTTAATCCCTTCCTTCTTCAAGATCTCCTTAGCATTTAACTTCTCCTTCTCCTGCTCTTCCTCTTCCTGTCTCAGCTGCTGAGATTCTTTGTCGCTATTTGAGTATTGAGTACTGCAGATGGCAGTGTCATTGGTAGCATATTTCAGATCTGAGTTGCCATGGCTAAGCATGGGATGTTGGTTTTCGCCAACACCAAGCTCTTGGGAAGCTGAGGACATGTCAACACCAATGCCATCAGCATCGGTCTGTTCTTGAAGTCGATTCAAGTAACCAAGTCTAATGGAAGACTTCAAGCTAGCAAGGATTGCACGTTTCCTCACTTTCCTAACATAGTCCAATGGGTAGCTATCACTATGGAAACGCATAATGTGCTGACGTAAGTTACGGTATTCGCTGAAACCTTTGCCACATTCTTTGCAATAGCATGGCTTGTAGCCAGTGTGAATTCTCTCATGACGTTGTAAGGAGAAAAACCTTGTAAATGATTTTctgcaatataaacaaacataacagCCATTAATCTTTTGATATGAACAACTAAAATCTCTAGAAGGTAACCCTGCCGATGATAGGTTAACATTAGTTTGGTAAAGGTTATTAGAAGAGGAGTCGACCAATGGGGGCTCCTTGGAAGAGTCTCTTTCGAGAACTGGCTCCTTAAATTCAGTATTAAGTGACaatgtttcatttgtttcttctgtAGGCAAAGGAGCAGTTTGGCTAATGGGGTTGGGGTTGTGAAAAGGTTCTCCCTGGTCAACCTGAACAGTGTTTCTTGAGGAGGGTAGTCGATGTCTTCGGGAATGGCGAAGCAGCTGAGCTTTGAAGCGAAAGTTGTTGCCACAGATCCCACACTGATAGGTGACCAGATGCCGTTCGTAGTGCAAAGACATGTGGCACTGGAGTTTACTAAGAAAATTGAACAATTTGCCACAGAGGTAGCACTTATATAGAGATGTCTTCAGGCCATTTTCTAAGTTTACACCATCGATTCTTGTGGCAATAATAGTCTCATTTTTAATACTAATTCGATTTTTCCGGAACGGAGATTCTGTGGAAATTACAAGATCCTCCGACTTTTTATTTGAAAGAGAAGCAGCTGGTTTGCTACCCTCCCGTACAGGAAATACAGGGGTGGCTGATGATGATGTAGTACTGGGTACAAAATAAGCTGGTGGGGATTGCTGGTGAGGGAGTGGAGGATGAGAAGAATGAGAAGATTCAAAATTTGATAGCTTTGCTTCAGCCATAGCCTCATTGATTTTCTGGTCATTTAAACCAAGGCTCTTAGCAAGCTCCAACTCTGCTTTAAAAGTGGTGGAGGGCTTCACAGCTGTTATGTCATCTGTTTGGACaaagctgttattgttgctgcttccactcggattttgtgttggtgtgagaacttctgaagttttgcCTTCACTTAGTAAATCTTTATCTTCCTGCATTTCACCATTGTCAAGATCTGTTATGTGAACAGGGCTGTGTTGCATTGTTAAATCTACATCTTGTTGCATGAGAGTCTCTTTCTCCTGAGTTTTATCATGTAGATGAAAGGTTTTTATTTGAGCCCGAGTTTTCAGGCGGAGGTAACGCTCTTCCAGACCTTGGCTCAGCTCTACGTTGACGCCATGTGCCACTTTCTTATGATACAGCATGCTTCCTTTTGCTTTGAAAGCTTTATTGcagacctgaaaaaaaaaagttaagaaacaATTGTTTACAACAAATTCAATACCACTATTAGTATCATAATTCTTTCAAAGATTctatatatgttggtgtataaGATGTACTTTCTTTTTACTCTTATATATAACTAAAAACTGCCATGTATCTAATGTGGTGACGTTATGGATGGGAGATACTGAGTATATGAACATATGATGAAatcttaaatttgttttttcctACAAAAAAAGCAAGTGTTTGTCCCATGCAAGAGTGCATCTTATACACCAGCAAAAACAGTAGCTTTACacttaatgatttttttaaatatagttacaaagcctgaaatttatggtGAATGGGGTGAGCCATGTACATCAACTCCTGTATTTatttggtactttatcaacccaggAGGGATGGAAGACTAAGTTTTCCTTGGTAGAATATGAACATAAAGacttggaacaaataccacaatggATCCAATACTCTAATAGTTCCATCAATACACTGCCCTCAAGAGCAGATAATAATAGTATACATTTATAGAGGTAAAAacagttataaaaataagaaaaatgagtTAAAGGTCAATACATGAtgaacatttcatatatttactcAGGATTTGAGGCAAGGCACTGGTATGGATGTGAAAGCTGCAGGTATGGTAGTGtataagaagttcactttgcaatgttgttgtttcaggttcaatcccacagtatggcacattgggcaagttaTGGCCTTAGGCCAACTACTGCATTAATATGAGTGCAATTTGAAATATGGAAAATGTATGAGGAATTACTGGAAGTAATGCAAATAcgagcataatttttttttatatacattaactGATATAAGTTGTTCAAATTGCAAACAGAGTAACTCCACTATGTTAACACGTCTTCCTATTCTTCATTGCAGGCAAATGATGGGTTCCAAGTAGAAATAATATACCATTAGTGAGTTCTTTATGAAGGAGGAGGGTATAGGCGGTTCAACATCCACAGAAAGCTACAGATTGTTTATAGAGAAAACACCACTGATAAAAGAATGTGCACAGGTGGATGAAGTTTAAAAAAGGGGAAACCAGCACTGAAGACAAACCATCCAGTAGGAGATCATGAATTGCAACCACTGACACAAATCACCAGCAAGTGAATGAATTGACTCACATGGACAGACAAGTTACAATGTGAAGCTTGCAGCACAACTGGACTGTGATCACAATGCAGTACAGAGGATGGTGGAAGACTTTGGAAAGTGGGTGCAAAGAGGGTACCATGGCGGGTGACACTCAATTTGAAGGAGAAAAAACGTGGAAGTCTGTTCTTATCTGCTGGAAGTGTTTGAAGCCAATGAAGCcccactccttttttttttctttttttcaattctgGTCACAGACTGAAACATGGGTGTATCTTTCTAATCAGGAAACAAAGGCTCATTCCTGAGGAACCACCAAAGCCAAATAAGTTCCAGAGCCAGTGATTGGTACAGAAAATCACGGTGACTGTTGTTTGAGGTGACAAAAGCatcattctctttgattttctggAACATGGTTGTACCATGAACAGTTAATGATACGCTGAGACACTCAAAAGGTTAGAGAAGCCATTAAGAGGAAGAGACTGAACAAGAATCCGAAAGCAGTTCACATTCCCTGTGACACTGTACAACGACACAGACCTTTAAAAACAAATCTCTCAACAATTTGAACAAcctatgtcagttaataaaaagtTATGACCATTTTTTCATTAATCTCAGTTTAACCTTCATATCAcactatgtatatgaatgttgaGGACTCACCTGTCATAAATATCAGATGAGAGTTCCACAACTTgctcagatgatttgtttatagtgatcaaatgtttctaATCTACATTAGCTCACTCTATTTCCAtaaaatcgacattgcctgtacaggcGCACAGTGTGCCACACCACGCATCAGTTGTCGAAGTGaccacagagcaatgtgaaatgaagtgttttgctcaaggatatgATGCACTGTCCAactcaggaattgaaaccacgatctcatgactaagtgcaacaccctaatcactaggccacatgcccttactcatgcatatgtgcatgtatgcacacccacacgcacatatatacacactcactgtcatgcatgtatgtacatgcattctTTTATTGTCTTGCCAGCACAATCTTGTGGGAAGGCATTGCAATGCAATGACTATCTTAATGCTGTATATGTTAAGATTTAAGGATTCAGTTACAACTATTTCCCTTCTAAGTtgtcactgctctctctctctctctctctctctgtgcatccATTATGTTTATTCACGGGTAATGCAAATTTCTAAGTTCAgaagtgatgatggtagtgacagGGGTTGCATTATATTTGATATGGCATTGTTTTCAAGTAAACACAGTTCTTTTAAACCATGGACTTCAAACACTTTCACATACAGTATATTTATATTACCATTTCATGTCAGTGCAGTCAACTTTCCTACACACATCATAGAATGGGGGAACATACATAGTCATTTGATgtactagaaataacagacaaatatctctcaaatcactcTACAATCccagaaaaaatttttaaaaaatttagagGAACATGTTGAGTTATGTAATGTGATAAACTGGTagaaaagacaggatggctaTGACTGGAAGGAGTTTGACTGAAGGTCTGTTCAACTAAGAATGACCTGGGGTCCAAACAACGAAAATAAAAGCAATCAATCAAGCCAATGGGAGAGCTCTTTTTCTGATCATCTGACatactaaaaatatttatttataaaatttaaaaaaaaaaaaaaaaaaaaaaaaaaaaaaaaaaaaaaatcgctcaAATCTGACCctgctatcttaaaaaaaaaaggatacattaCACAATATCctccagtcaggcggtactggcaacagccatgctcaaaatggtgtattttatgtgccacccgcacaagagccagttgccagtgcaggtggtacataaaatacaccactttgagcgtggccgttgccagtaccacctgactggccttcgtgccggtggcacataaaaacacccactacactcttggagtggttggcgttaggaagggcatccagctgtagaaactctgccaaatcagattggagcctggtgtagccatccggtttcaccagtcctcagtcaaattgtccaacccatgctagcatgtaaagcggacgttaaacgatgatgatgatgatgatgatataccatatatatgcaaaaagatggtcacagctggaatacctttTATCATTTGTGTTCCTACTGAAGTCTAACATGGGacaaaagaacaacaaccaaTGTCAttaatgcctagttactttctGTCTAATTGTAAAGTTCCATGTAAAATTCTACAGCAGTTTCAATGGATCATAAACTAATTTACTCAAACTATAACAATTATTCTCATTAGCCTCCCTAATCAGCCATCAACATACAtcctttatatatgtgagtgtttcaTGTCCAGTTTTCTATGCTTGCAACAGTTGGATGGAGTTTACTGAAGAAGTTTTTTTTATGgcaggatacccttcctgtcaccaacttgtttccaagcaaggtaatattgctCTATGTCCAGACATACTTTCGCAGAAAATTGGGTATGAATCTCATTCACACCAAATACACAGATTCACATACAACTCTcacgtgatgggcttctttcactttctgagtaccaaatccactcccaaggttttAGTCAACCTGGGACTCttgcagaaggcacttgcctaaggtaccatgcagtgaaactgaacccaaaaccatgtggctgggaaacaaactgcAAAGCTCCAGTCAAATTGGACTTTACAATAAATGTAACTTTACATTCAGCATTGAATCACCTAATCAGTTAAATATTCCAGTGCTATTATTAAACTATCTTTAAATTAATCTCAgcgcatatacactcatgtaaaatacacacacgtacatgcaaaagcacatgaaaaagaATGAGTGGGACCcgttattggcaagaaatataaCAGTTCCTGGAAATTTTTCTACCCCCACAGCATTCTAACCACACCCATTATGCTATCATTAGCTGTTTCCAGGTCTAATTATATCACATACATAGCAACATTTATCTAATATTTCAAGCAAGTTCTCCATTGCAGTTCATGATTTTTCAGTTTACTTTGCAGTGTTAGCTACATAAATGTATCCAGTTAACTTCTCAGTCTGCTGAAAAATCCCCATTCTTACTGAATCCTTTTCTACTTAATTTAATGCAAACTGCACAAACACATTTTTTCTCGTTAACAACTCCATTTGGATATTGATTTTGTTCATGCCCTTTTCCTAAATGTATCAGCAATGTAAAGGAAAACAGTTACAAATAAGATTTAAATGATGTTTAGATGTCAAGTGTTgtgaagaaggagagagaaagagaagagggaaaAAGAGGAAGTGAGGGAAAGAgcaagagaggaagggagagaaaagatTAAAGAACTGAACACACCTCACACtgaaatggcttttctccagAATGAACCATCAAATGTCTTTTCAAGTCACTAGGTTTGGGAAACACCTTGCCACATTGGCGACATGAGCGTCGGGACAGTATTGATTTACGGCGCCCTGGCCCTCTCGGTCTTCCACGTGTGGCATGTTCCGTTGGTAAGGATGTTTTCCACATCACAGAGTTCATATTACTCTCTGTATTTGCATCATTACCATCTTCTTTTACTGGACATGAATAATTGATAATTGCCTGTGACACATGGGGGGGTCTACCCCGAGGTCGTGTACCTAGAGCTGACCGCCGGTTTGCAAGTCTTGATTTGGTATGTTTACTTGATACTCCGGCAGAAGCAGCACTGGCTTCTGCATCGGGGACGGCAGATAAATAAGCATTGTTAGATTTTTTCCTTAACGTCAAGCGGCTTGTCTTTGAACTGGAACCTTGTTTACAAGACTTCAATAGACTTGATGTTAACGAACTCGACTTGTTTTCCAGCTGGTTGTCCAGACCAGTTTTAGCTCGAAGCCGTCGCGTTTTCCACTCTTTAACAAACCCCGAAGACTTTTTGGCACCAGGATTAAAACCTTCGGAAACGCTGTGATGTTTGATGTATTGGTGATATTGTAAGCTGCGTTTGGCCTTGAAAGATTTCTTACATACCTGCAAAAGCAAATTTCACATCGACATTAGaccatttttcttattctttcagaTAAACTGAAGCATATCAACTAAAATTACCAATTAGTATCAAAACATTCAAATTTAAAACTCTTGCTACTACTTTATAAACATTATGGAATGCTAgttttaatatttccatatttcttcaCTGGATATAACTATCTAATTTCttacaggggaaaaaaaaaaaaaaagaaacactataCACAGCATGTCTTCTCTGTAGGCAATGAAATGAGCCTCTCACATACGAAGGGTCTCTATGGTAATTATAAAAAATAGTTATAAATTAAGGTATATTTTGCTATTCCTTTGCTTCCTACTTTTAAATATGCTTTTCCaagtaaaaattttttaaatgtgtattCAGGAGGCTAGCAGCTTTTGGAAGAGTTATTGCACCAGAATATTATCTAGCTGAAGGTTCTAATGGTTTGCTGTTATCAGATTGTTAGCTTCACTATATGAAATTTGGAACAGTGAATTAGAAAACTGTAACTCTGTTACATTCATGGATTCAATTCATCACTGTGCAGGTTAAACACAGAAGTTGAGATTAACAGTCTTCTAAACACTTATTATTCAATGAATGTCTCTCAGAAACACAAACTCATTAATTATAACACTCCATATTTAGCTTGGTAGTCAGGTCGACAATATGCTCTGATAGAGAAACGTTCCTGATATTATAACATATCTTTCCAATGGTtaatctttgataataataatcatatataaaaaacaaaaacaaaaaaaaaaaacacacctattacttttattgttgtctgcaacacatttacataaatgctTTTCATAAAATTGTAATCCTAATCAGATGTAAATAACTATTTGCATTTCATTATTGgccacaaaaaatgaaaaaaagaacaacaaaaaatgacCATGTCACTTGTATAAATGAATtacagagatgaaagacaaagtgttAATACTGGTAGGATATGTACTTAGAACAATGAAGTATCAAAGCTTACCTGATATTAAATAAACTACTAGAGAAGCTCCATGAATGTCTGTCATTACACTTTAAATATGCACTTGTTTCatagctttttgttttgttttgagggAAAATGCTTGATATAAAGACAGTAGTTGTCCAAACATCCTTATAATCACCCTTTGTACTAACTTTAATATGGTTAGTACTAATTAGTAAGATTATAAACTGAATAACTGAATAGCAACGATAAATTCATTTGATCAATTACATTGAGGGATCCTCTTCTTTGCATCACTGTTGTCACAAGCAAGTGACTTTTATTGGGAAgagcaaagaaaatgaaaactcgTTACCAGTTTATGCCTTGGAAAGGTTGCTAAAAAAAACATATCACTTAACACTCCAGATACACCCAGGCCAGTTCATCAGCCCAAGTGATACAAGCCAATAGGATTTTGAGGTCAATCCATTGGTCTGATGGAACAAATGTTGTGAATGGTTGGTTTTGAAATGTAATAGTTAATCAGAGATCGTCTTTCAGTAGATGTATCTCAATAGAAAAGAGAATTTTGGTCTTTTTGGCTACACAGACCAAGACACAGTGTCCCAAATGGGTTAaattacagacacacaagcaaTTTTCTGGAATCCTTAGTTCCAGACCTATGCCAGGTGTCAAATTAACTATTTTGTTAGATTAGAAGATGTTTCAAAATAGTAATTCTGAATAAATTCCTAGAAGGCTGCTACCACATCATTTATAACTTTTTCACTACTTAAGCTCTGTGACATGCCTTTGTTTACTCACTGGAAGCATGTTACAAAGTCGGAAACATTCTTCCAACCCTTCAGCTATAATAATATGAAGTATTTAAGACAAGATCTAATGCTATGCGCTAACCTCTTAACCATTGGGTCCCACTGGGCCTTGTCTTGAAACATTACTGTGAAAGATTTATATTTTCCTCTTCCATGCGGGAACAATGTATTCTCCACAGTAAACCTAAGTTATCTATTAACCTGCACTTGAGAGAGAGTTCCTAGGGGATTAGCACGTGGTGCTTggtttagttttaaatatttgtctTTACAGTTAGGTGAGAGGAAGAGTGTTTCTGCCTTTATGATATGTTACTAATAAACAAATGTGTATCATGAAGGCTTGGTagtaaaaatattataatgaCTGCAGGAAATTTAAGTATCCTCATGTAATTACGATTAGATTAAAAGGGATGCTGGACATTCAGTAGCTAGAAAATCAGCTGATACCTTAATTTTCCTGACTTCACTGATAAAGAGTTAATAGAAATGGTATCCaactacaaacaaaaatattgatacaaaaatatgcaaatgttTGAATTTACAACAAAAGTTCAGCCATAATAACAATGGAAATTCCAGCAACAAAAGGAATCTGTATTGAAGGTTGGTAATAATAGAGTGGTGTAtgtaagtaaaatagaaataatctaAAATATTTGGGAATGATTACTGAAGAGGAACTTGCTTaatactttagcatttaaactggctatatgctgcccaaatattcttcctattttatattcaaactggccatatccagcctctcacacctacccaacatttgtcattctaaacataaacagtcatatcattgaaatctgaaagctacaagataatacatgagtaactcaaaataatgtgaatacataaacattacatttgacagaataatccgaatgctaaaggattaatgacAACTAAAACCAACCCCAGTTTACTTGAAGGATTAAATTTGAGAAGATTAAAGGGGCAAAAATTTATCAAGTAAAAAATTTTGTTGGAAACAAGCACTTTGACaaatatgaaatggaaaaaaaattttaaaactccATGTCGATAGGATCTGAATACAGGACAGTCTTTGACTGGACAAGAGATGACTTGAATAGTTAATTGATTCTCTGTACTAGTATAATGTCTACAGCAACTTGGTGAGGTTAGTGTTTAGCTTGAACTTGCACATAGATGAATGCTTGTGAGAGAAACAATAACAAGGCGTGAGTTTTACAGGGTTAAAGTTCTGAGTAATAAGTATTTAGTGAGAGTTTGTAGGGTGTAATGACATAGAGACGACTAATAGAGCAAAGGATAGTCAGGTACTTTGGATGGAAATGACATACAGCTTATTTGTTCAGAAGAACAGAGGTTACTGTAATAGAACAGGACAAAAGATGAAACAGTATGTCTGTAGGTTAGTGGCTGGAAAATGGTGAGAAAATCTTTGCCAATTAGGAGGATACCTTTCGAGATTtagtcaatgatgatgatgatagtggtggtggtgatggtggtgatggcagtggtgtggtagtaatagcagtagtaggaGATGTGGAATGTTGTACAACATAATCTcagtaaaaaatttttaaagccAGATGAAGGCGTAGTCaagtgataagaagtttgctttctaactacatggttctgagttcagtcttactgcatggcacttaggcaagagtcttctgctatagcccctgGCCAGCCAAaacctgtctgtgtgtgtatatccaccaccaccaccatcatttgacaactggtgtcggtttgtttacaccccACAAAGCTTAAagatttggcaaaaagagactgatagaataagtaccaggctttaaaatagatactggtgtcaatttgtttcattaaacccattaagacagtgccccagtatggccattatctaacaactgaaacaagttagaAAAGATAAATCACTCCAAAAAGAtagatgaagaaatgaaatagttCAACAAAACTTAGAATCTAACAATCTATAAACCAATCTTAAACTTTACATGAAAAGTGAAAGGAGCTCAAATCAAATTAAAGAACAGCATGTAGTACAGCAATGAAGCTGTGAAATATCAGGACTAATAACATTTCTAATAAAATCTCATGAATATTAATAACCATTctatttttttaagaaatttaaTGCTTCCTCATTGTAAATAGAGTTCAAAGAAAAGATAACTCACCTCACAAGCAAATGGCTTTTCTCCCGTGTGCTTGCGGACATGACGTGTTAAATCTGCTGGACTCTTCTTCACAATGCCACAGTATGGACAAGTGCGGTCCTGTGAAGACAGGCCGAAGCTTACATCCACCCCTAAGGACGATTCTGTTGATTTCTGGGCATTTAAGCGACAATTTCGTAAACTTCGTCGCAGTTGTCGTGCACCGCTTTCGGTACTTTTCGGATCACATGAAAGCAGTTTCGATTCTTGTTCACTAGTTTTCTTATCATATTTATCACGATTTTTCACATTCTTATCACAGTTTTTAGCAACAGTCTTGACAGCTTCATCAACTAGAGAGGAACCTTCTACTATTGTATCACTATCACTGGTGTCTGCTTTTCTGAGGGAATCATCCTCATCGTCAGTAGCAGTTGGCTCTTCAACTCTCTCATTCTGGGTGGAGTTGTCTTTAGACTTACGGCTGGTAGACTCTAAAGAACTTTGTTCTAGTGAAACACCTTCATCtgaaaacagagagaataaaaagatgctcagaaatataaaaaatatactggAACACTTTATAAAtgacaacaatactactactactgatgatgataatgatgatgatgatgatgatgatgatgatgatgatgatgatgatgatgatgataataattctttctattataggcacaaggcctggatttttgtggggaggaggacaattgatcacatcgaccccagtacttgactggtacttaatttattggccttgaaaggatgaaaggcaaagtcgaccttggtggaatttgaacttagaatgttgtgacagatgaaataccactaagcatttcacccggcatgctaacaattctgctagcttaccgccttaatgataatattaataatgacaaagataaaagttcctgatttagacacaaggccaacaattttgaggagagcgggttagtcaatatcattgactccagtacttgactagtactctattttatcaaccccaataagatgaaagcaaagttgatcttggcgagATCAAAACTAAGAACAAATAAAgcatttgatgatgataataaatggtttcaaatttcagcccAAGGTTAGCAAGTTTGTGGGGAGGGGTGTGAGTAAAtggcatcaaccccagtgctcaactgctatttattttattgaccctgaaaggttggatggcttgaaaagagctggcaaggccagagtctgcaccaggttctatagtctgttttggcttagtttctacagctggatgcccttcctaacaccaaccacttcacagagtgtactgagtagtttttacatggcatcatcaccaatgctttttacatagcaccagcaccaatgctttttacatggcaccttggataccAATTCTTTGAGGTGGatgagtcttcttgagtacagcaatgcaccacaatcctgtcttttatcatttccttTGCAAGGCGCAATATTtttgaaatgacaaaggactgagaaaAAATACTGGGGAACTCTTGAAATACATTCCATGTCTCAGGAGACCCCTagataaaaattaatatgtaCCTTCATTAATCTTTCATAAAGTNNNNNNNNNNNNNNNNNNNNNNNNNNNNNNN
This window encodes:
- the LOC106874382 gene encoding zinc finger protein 236 isoform X3 yields the protein MSRRKQLKPQHFSNEGVSLEQSSLESTSRKSKDNSTQNERVEEPTATDDEDDSLRKADTSDSDTIVEGSSLVDEAVKTVAKNCDKNVKNRDKYDKKTSEQESKLLSCDPKSTESGARQLRRSLRNCRLNAQKSTESSLGVDVSFGLSSQDRTCPYCGIVKKSPADLTRHVRKHTGEKPFACEVCKKSFKAKRSLQYHQYIKHHSVSEGFNPGAKKSSGFVKEWKTRRLRAKTGLDNQLENKSSSLTSSLLKSCKQGSSSKTSRLTLRKKSNNAYLSAVPDAEASAASAGVSSKHTKSRLANRRSALGTRPRGRPPHVSQAIINYSCPVKEDGNDANTESNMNSVMWKTSLPTEHATRGRPRGPGRRKSILSRRSCRQCGKVFPKPSDLKRHLMVHSGEKPFQCEVCNKAFKAKGSMLYHKKVAHGVNVELSQGLEERYLRLKTRAQIKTFHLHDKTQEKETLMQQDVDLTMQHSPVHITDLDNGEMQEDKDLLSEGKTSEVLTPTQNPSGSSNNNSFVQTDDITAVKPSTTFKAELELAKSLGLNDQKINEAMAEAKLSNFESSHSSHPPLPHQQSPPAYFVPSTTSSSATPVFPVREGSKPAASLSNKKSEDLVISTESPFRKNRISIKNETIIATRIDGVNLENGLKTSLYKCYLCGKLFNFLSKLQCHMSLHYERHLVTYQCGICGNNFRFKAQLLRHSRRHRLPSSRNTVQVDQGEPFHNPNPISQTAPLPTEETNETLSLNTEFKEPVLERDSSKEPPLVDSSSNNLYQTNVNLSSAGLPSRDFSCSYQKINGCYVCLYCRKSFTRFFSLQRHERIHTGYKPCYCKECGKGFSEYRNLRQHIMRFHSDSYPLDYVRKVRKRAILASLKSSIRLGYLNRLQEQTDADGIGVDMSSASQELGVGENQHPMLSHGNSDLKYATNDTAICSTQYSNSDKESQQLRQEEEEQEKEKLNAKEILKKEGIKEDVTVVLPSEPPAEIEDMVSDPHHTNGLSEGNWSENTSDNGDDSVNAVGGREIIAAPKRCLLPQNKKDSFLLKSRRKASLTYKVQNCQSSRQGIPPPLPPPPPLPPPPPPPPLPHNTAAVQQQSHHTNPSSLAPPLPLTPSPHTIALQQIVGDSDPEMVMAPSCMGQSLFSTQSSMLSGMPSLGPITCNSMVLGTPSLPAQAAASFLAATQLLNPAVSQALTGSPIVNIPLGLSTASDPLSLATSTSLTGTSQCPSPEESLVGLPRVQWHAPLSPDSIRNSVLADGRKLTSLSRTHSREKVCKPTLLPDGRAVYRCIFCGKDFLSYSDINRHMDFHEVETGAIQNRQGEMTLEGYTYALDVTKQVPKTDIRPYKCKFCDYYARTNSQLKVHMMRHQGIREFCCKLCNYKGVTQSDLNRHMKSQIHMLKSRNECPHCGEGFVTPKNLDKHMEGGNCLAKRAKVEQQ